From the Leishmania panamensis strain MHOM/PA/94/PSC-1 chromosome 31 sequence genome, one window contains:
- a CDS encoding mitochondrial RNA binding complex 1 subunit, putative (TriTrypDB/GeneDB-style sysID: LpmP.31.0620), which yields MRSVAKYISAACRRCNCLLSLWPTVPSPTPIHMISLWWRFLGRAYLLSPYLCSSSTPTLSLSTEMRRLSTAPVLRAFTAPSPGVCAFFYGSGGGASHCQTRWAGTQRRVVRPTEEGVADLMEDDDEELSHISSVHVASVAAPTPLSAISESASLYRRVAATTSDDKAKRGVKRLYGDETDAGDANATHSAAAIETAQGTFEAEALAVGAAGDGDDAVHEGSKRDEAYIFQQQQYYYELPVQLLTDIAAAYLRSTENIALVSLQEEHILFPVLLDRLQEFHVSQLLDIVDCHWSRSTMLRYGTQYKDAVRDRIAQLATAAAKQLEAKKRQQEQQLSSGNAGWAPAADGMFGAAQQGKDHNPETTGAGEEDEEDGAVFVAEKQTADVQRSADAILMHAEEEITSATVYRALVVMGISAGHRKRDLAFFQLLGNYFAFFINDYRDPHDLVRVLTALARAKIVPSPTFLSMIARRMPVLHKRVPLEPLPAYRALSNFARMGHTSMNTFRFLADCMYAHVEKHIIEEKKQLRTMAAAAKKLAAPTEESDTKAASSTTSAAASYIDRTQSYSPEVLEKERLRRMCGLKPSMFTRWLAILARFNAPHQQYLRPLVKPVILPMLPYFPPPSFTRLVSATRMFRSTDSVLVNALVERVCDVLAPAGKLTRTDVMEVLWLISQDDTPVPAQLDRFLRICKDYLGSSASASTAEEVAQNDTDLSAKLRPRGIVMVVPRPRDMCNVVKLIGAFQKRDEIPLESLTPLLELTENFAKRLAYLMELSVVSLTQVDVFLELCERHQIPDISGALGQLMLKRRDVVLHATRPPAAAAEDTDDRGSAASNDEAEEAYYAQLDIDVRETFNKILFTNDWNTHCRYRPLPGPLQVDFRNELTKVSALELLQAVDLFAKACPGALRDAPRLFLTRSLLEKLGKEGEVVVEEETNSLVIRQPRAELLTREDLQTFTELVERTPLDAVRTAPVVWTFIKEKAERLGMMSVEEKATARLTDLHCVTQRASA from the coding sequence ATGCGTAGCGTGGCCAAGTATATCTCCGctgcgtgccgccgctgcaactgcttgctctctctgtggccCACTGTCCCCAGTCCTACTCCCATTCACATGATTTCTCTTTGGTGGCGTTTTCTTGGCCGAGCTTATCTACTTTCACCATATTTGTGTTCTTCATCCacacccactctctctctctctacagaGATGAGACGGCTTTCAacggcaccggtgctgcgggcTTTcacggcaccgtcgcctgGAGTCTGCGCATTCTTTTATGGGTCGGGTGGCGGCGCCTCTCACTGCCAGACGCGGTGGGCCGGTACGCAGCGACGCGTTGTCCGGCCCACCGAAGAGGGTGTCGCAGACCTGATGGAGGATGACGACGAAGAGCTTTCTCATATCAGCAGTGTCCACGTCGCGTCCGTCGCCGCCCCAACACCGCTGTCTGCCATCTCGGAGTCGGCGTCGCTCTACCGGAGGGTTGCAGCGACGACTTCCGACGACAAAGCAAAGCGGGGAGTGAAAAGACTCTACGGCGATGAGACCGATGCCGGCGATGCAAACGCCACCCACAGTGCCGCGGCTATAGAAACGGCTCAAGGCACAttcgaggcggaggcgctcgcggtgggagcagcaggcgatggCGATGATGCTGTCCACGAGGGCTCGAAAAGGGACGAGGCGTATATCtttcaacagcagcagtactaTTACGAGCTTCccgtgcagctgctcaccgATATCGCAGCCGCCTACCTGCGCTCCACAGAGAACATCGCCCTCGTGTCACTGCAGGAAGAGCACATCTTGTTTCCCGTGCTGCTGGACCGCCTGCAAGAATTCCACGTGTCACAGCTGCTGGATATTGTCGACTGCCATTGGAGTCGGTCTACCATGCTTCGCTATGGTACCCAGTACAAGGATGCGGTGCGTGATCGCATTGCTCAactcgccactgccgccgcgaaGCAGttggaggcgaagaagaggcagcaagagcagcagtTGTCTTCCGGCAATGCGGGGTGGGCACCCGCCGCTGATGGCATGTTTGGTGCAGCACAACAAGGCAAGGATCATAACCCCGAGACTACAGGTgctggcgaggaggacgaggaggacggcgccGTCTTTGTGGCTGAGAAACAGACGGCTGATGTGCAGCGCTCCGCCGACGCTATTCTGATgcacgccgaggaggagatcaCGTCCGCGACGGTGTACCGCGCCTTGGTAGTCATGGGCATCAGTGCGGGGCACCGTAAGCGTGACTTGGCCTTTTTCCAGCTGCTCGGCAACTACTTTGCTTTCTTTATCAACGACTATCGTGACCCGCACGATCTGGTGCGCGTACTGACGGCGCTGGCACGCGCCAAGATCGTGCCATCGCCGACGTTTCTTAGCATGATTGCGCGCCGCATGCCGGTGCTGCACAAGCGCGTCCCACtggagccgctgccggcaTATCGTGCACTGTCGAACTTCGCACGGATGGGGCACACTTCCATGAACACGTTCCGCTTCCTTGCTGACTGCATGTACGCCCACGTGGAAAAGCACATCATcgaggagaagaagcagcTCCGCacgatggcagcagcagcgaaaaaACTAGCAGCTCCGACGGAGGAGTCGGATACGAAGGCGGCTTCATCGACCACCTCAGCTGCCGCATCCTACATAGATCGTACGCAGAGCTACAGCCCAGAGGTACTGGAAAAGGAGCGGTTGCGTCGCATGTGTGGACTGAAGCCATCTATGTTCACAAGGTGGCTTGCAATCCTTGCTCGCTTCAACGCCCCGCATCAGCAGTACCTGCGCCCCCTCGTCAAGCCGGTCATCTTACCGATGCTGCCTTACTTCCCGCCACCAAGCTTCACTCGGCTGGTGAGCGCGACGCGTATGTTCAGGTCAACCGATAGCGTTCTCGTGAATGCGCTGGTGGAGCGGGTGTGCGATGTGCTCGCACCAGCCGGCAAGCTGACACGCACAGAtgtgatggaggtgctgtgGCTCATATCTCAGGATGACACCCCTGTTCCTGCCCAACTGGATCGCTTCCTCCGGATCTGCAAGGACTATCTTGGGAGCTCAGCAAGCGCTTCCACGGCAGAAGAAGTTGCTCAGAACGACACCGACCTGAGTGCAAAGCTGCGACCACGAGGGATAGTCATGGTTGTGCCGCGTCCAAGAGACATGTGTAACGTGGTGAAGCTGATCGGCGCTTTTCAGAAGAGGGACGAGATCCCACTCGAGTCCCTCACCCCGCTGTTGGAGCTGACGGAGAACTTTGCAAAGCGCCTTGCGTATCTGATGGAGCTGAGCGTTGTGTCACTGACGCAGGTGGATGTCTTTCTGGAGCTGTGCGAGCGGCACCAAATCCCAGACATATCCGGGGCGTTGGGGCAGCTGATGCTGAAGCGACGGGATGTTGTGCTGCATGCCACGCGCCctcccgcagcggcggcggaggatACGGATGACagaggcagtgctgccagCAATGAtgaagcggaggaggcgtaCTACGCCCAGCTGGACATTGACGTGCGCGAGACGTTCAACAAGATTCTGTTTACCAATGACTGGAACACCCACTGCCGCTACCGACCCCTTCCTGGACCCTTGCAGGTGGACTTCCGCAACGAGCTCACAAAGGTGTCTGCCCTTGAGCTTCTTCAGGCGGTGGACCTGTTTGCCAAGGCATGCCCAGGCGCACTACGAGACGCACCACGCCTCTTTCTCACCCGAAGTCTACTAGAGAAACTCGGCAAGGAGGGTGAAGtagtggtggaggaggagacaaaCAGCCTTGTCATTCGCCAACCTCGCGCTGAGCTTCTTACGCGCGAGGATTTGCAAACATTCACTGAACTGGTGGAGCGCACGCCGCTAGACGCAGTGCGCACCGCGCCGGTCGTGTGGACATTCATTaaagagaaggcagagcgACTCGGCATGATGTCTGTGGAGGAAAAGGCCACAGCCCGCCTCACCGATCTGCATTGTGTgacgcagagagcgagcgccTAG
- a CDS encoding mitochondrial RNA binding protein, putative (TriTrypDB/GeneDB-style sysID: LpmP.31.0630): MRALRLYSRLATALRTTCGSGSAAPAVAAVCVALRHVSGEAALAEEEHTHALYDDNNDEPLAPDQEDVQENNGEGPHQASLVSQLLPYVYGSNGGAGDAHLSLPVDHAALRRIKSIMNVKTKKDLAKALYDARPLETPADCARCVSLTAAYIRQQKRMEAQAQSTSFAMRQRAAHLQRRLYALRLSGLEQNALLRKACTLVEERRVPLVVASRLLRFRWPDVLSTVSCGVRQRYVMDLIRSWATEALHKRELEPRDARALLNNCAFALKSAVRRHAKNESTETRSDISSFIGALAMTASQDVHSPGKAEGLIALMWSVHLTGCPAPASFWDTMVQRVVSMNEALEGELANNADTTMSEDSAPTSTLTLSPSSSSSPSSAKLPRAGHFFSTLSTRQLYRFLMVLKLVKWDGNPTVLHQLADQTLRNVAFELEAANFDRQASSDSGSEGSAAAKLSIRPFSMVSTTEVRLGMPQLKPTQLPKSVVARRIRQVADLQPHEFIELLRLAGELGVPFSVSATRMADELLIPLVPHLNAKQLIVLLQVVRHTRSQSATLLQAVIDRLVERGAASAYALPLSKGALKTAAKAPPVFQSVHMDDFVELFTTICEAQHTLVRAAEVAAMGNILYTLSRRYEETSLPGQRIREVMNLLCAQMDRLLQLQVASSSTSDRLLECTMLLRMRANKVQYPAVQELLASRAVAVDQEERRLDARRERAMKRVDDLAAGGAEEGAKSAQRGGSTRWELLSDEDFPQVAKASLSVYSELVYMFERMVTVKAVLTAKDFELFAFNIKKVGLYSILQGAQLFQQGHLEASVSYTTPASQAAAQELSRSMPAWIEKTVASAVLAKLSNSCISSSDADNDVLKVLGHVHCDAAKVDTVIEMMAKSPLRMLQRQRPVWLYIAELARRFGSEETNKAMLAYLKKALN, from the coding sequence ATGCGAGCTCTGCGGCTCTACTCTCGCCTCGCAACTGCGCTTCGCACCACCTgtgggagcggcagcgctgcgcctgcCGTGGCAGCTGTTTGTGTGGCCCTACGACACGTCAGCGGGGAAGCTGCCctggccgaggaggagcataCGCATGCCCTCTacgacgacaacaacgaTGAGCCACTGGCACCAGATCAGGAGGATGTGCAGGAGAACAATGGTGAAGGGCCGCATCAGGCCTCACTGGTGTCTCAGCTCCTACCGTATGTGTATGGCTccaacggcggcgcaggcgacGCGCACCTTTCACTGCCCGTTGATCATGCTGCGTTGCGCCGGATCAAGAGCATCATGAATGTGAAAACCAAGAAGGATTTGGCCAAGGCGCTTTACGACGCCCGCCCGCTCGAGACGCCGGCGGACTGTGCCCGCTGCGTGTCGCTGACGGCCGCCTACATTCGGCAGCAAAAACGGatggaggcgcaggcgcagtcCACGTCCTTTGCGATGCGCCAGCGGGCCGCCCACCTACAGCGACGGCTGTACGCTCTCCGTCTCAGCGGGCTAGAGCAGaacgcgctgctgaggaAGGCATGCACTCTCGTTGAGGAGCGACGAGTGCCACTGGTGGTCGCGAGTCGACTACTGCGCTTTCGCTGGCCTGATGTGCTCTCCACGGTCTCCTGCGGCGTCCGCCAACGCTATGTGATGGATCTGATCCGCAGCTGGGCcacggaggcgctgcacaaGAGGGAGCTCGAGCCACGtgatgcgcgcgcgctcctGAACAACTGCGCCTTTGCGTTGAAATCCGCTGTGCGTCGACACGCAAAGAACGAGTCGACTGAAACACGCAGCGACATCTCATCCTTCATTGGGGCACTTGCAATGACGGCCAGTCAAGACGTCCACTCGCCCgggaaggcggaggggcTAATCGCTCTCATGTGGTCAGTGCACTTGACGGGGTGTCCGGCTCCAGCAAGCTTCTGGGATACGATGGTGCAGCGTGTGGTAAGCATGAATGAGGCGCTGGAGGGCGAGCTTGCAAACAACGCGGATACAACGATGTCGGAGGACAGCGcgcccacctccacccttACCCtttcgccctcttcctcatcgtcgccgtcgtccgcCAAACTACCGCGCGCGGGCCATTTCTTCAGCACTCTCTCAACACGGCAGTTATACCGCTTCCTCATGGTACTGAAGCTGGTAAAATGGGATGGCAATCCAACGGTTCTGCATCAGCTGGCGGACCAGACACTGCGCAACGTCGCCTTTGAGTTGGAGGCAGCGAATTTCGACCGACAGgcgagcagcgacagtggGAGCGAGGGGAGTGCGGCGGCGAAACTCAGTATCAGGCCATTTTCCATGGTCAGTACAACAGAGGTACGTCTGGGTATGCCACAGCTAAAACCCACGCAGCTGCCCAAGTCAGTGGTTGCGCGCCGCATCCGTCAGGTGGCAGATCTACAGCCGCACGAGTTTATCGAGCTGCTTCGCCTTGCTGGCGAGCTGGGTGTGCCGTTCAGCGTCTCTGCGACCCGCATGGCGGACGAGCTCCTCATTCCACTGGTGCCGCACCTCAACGCTAAGCAGCTCATCGTTCTCCTCCAGGTCGTGCGTCACACTCGAAGTCAATCTGCCACGCTTCTGCAGGCGGTGATAGACCGCCTGGTCGAGCGTGGCGCCGCCAGTGCTTACGCGCTTCCACTATCGAAGGGGGCCTTGAAGACTGCCGCGAAGGCACCGCCCGTATTTCAGAGTGTGCACATGGACGACTTTGTGGAGCTCTTCACGACAATATGCGAGGCCCAGCACACACTCGTGCGGGCTGCAGAGGTGGCCGCGATGGGCAACATTCTTTACACCCTCAGCAGGCGCTACGAAGAGACCTCCCTCCCGGGGCAGCGCATTCGCGAAGTGATGAATCTCCTCTGTGCGCAGATGGACcggcttctgcagctgcaagtGGCGTCCAGCTCGACGTCAGACCGGCTGCTGGAGTGCACCATGCTCCTGCGCATGCGAGCCAACAAGGTGCAGTACCCAGctgtgcaggagctgctcgcCTCCAGGGCAGTTGCAGTGGATCAAGAGGAGCGACGTCTCGATGCCCGCCGAGAGAGGGCCATGAAGCGGGTTGACGACCTcgcagcaggaggcgcggaggaaggagcgaagTCCGCTCAGCGCGGCGGATCAACGAGGTGGGAACTTCTGAGCGACGAGGACTTTCCGCAGGTGGCGAAGGCTTCCCTTTCCGTGTACAGCGAGCTTGTGTACATGTTCGAGCGCATGGTCACcgtgaaggcggtgctgaCAGCGAAGGACTTTGAGTTGTTTGCATTCAATATAAAGAAGGTGGGACTCTACAGCATCTTACAAGGGGCCCAGCTCTTCCAGCAAGGCCACCTCGAGGCTAGTGTTTCCTACACTACCCCTGCTTCCCAAGCAGCCGCGCAGGAGCTTTCGCGGAGTATGCCGGCGTGGATCGAGAAGACAGTTGCAAGTGCTGTGCTCGCCAAGCTGTCGAACAGCTGCATCTCTTCGTCGGACGCAGACAATGATGTCCTGAAGGTCCTGGGCCACGTGCACTGCGATGCGGCCAAGGTGGACACGGTGATTGAGATGATGGCGAAGTCTCCGCTGCGCATGCTACAACGCCAGCGACCAGTTTGGTTGTACATTGCAGAGCTGGCGCGTCGCTTTGGCTCCGAGGAGACGAATAAAGCGATGTTGGCGTACTtgaagaaggcgctgaaCTGA
- a CDS encoding methyltransferase, putative (TriTrypDB/GeneDB-style sysID: LpmP.31.0640), which produces MYRCQSAWKLLELNDRYRIFHQFHPSTVVDLAAAPGGFAQAALELMHIQETARPSSLPPMVIAVDQRPIDPMPGLLAVRGNILQHQRILQAVQGVFSHTRAPTASPSRLSSSTQTVPLARSVDMVLHDGVSVVKGQRAFSVTYAQNQMALSALLLAGKLFRRFGPMPDLPAEAEKHPSNKRDERISHRTSAPRSSPAVLPVCFVSKVLHCHHFEQVLTATRALFRHVKTSKLLASRSESLERYVVATDFQLAAWQRLTTAHLPTWPQNLQQHREQSRSTASASLFSMPPAPEDCGDVHHIVWNCLGCGRTCTGCQPCMQCGPYQPVEDARL; this is translated from the coding sequence ATGTATCGTTGCCAGTCCGCCTGGAAGCTCTTAGAGCTAAATGACCGCTACCGTATCTTCCACCAGTTCCACCCGTCCACAGTAGTCGATTTGGCCGCGGCCCCGGGCGGATTTGCACAGGCGGCGTTGGAACTGATGCACATCCAGGAGACTGCACGGCCGTCATCACTGCCTCCAATGGTCATTGCAGTGGATCAGCGACCCATCGACCCCATGCCGGGCCTTCTCGCGGTTCGAGGCAACAtcctccagcaccagcgAATCCTGCAAGCAGTGCAGGGCGTCTTTTCGCATACGAGGGCGCCAACGGCGTCGCCATCGCGCTTGTCGTCCTCTACGCAAACCGTACCTCTGGCGAGGTCTGTGGACATGGTCCTCCACGACGGTGTTTCTGTCGTGAAGGGTCAACGCGCCTTCTCCGTCACGTACGCGCAGAACCAAATGGCGCTGAGCGCGCTTTTACTGGCCGGCAAACTCTTCCGGCGCTTTGGTCCCATGCCTGACCTGCccgccgaggcggagaagcaTCCGTCAAACAAACGTGATGAGCGCATCAGTCACAGGACGTCTGCACCGCGCTCGTCGCCTGCCGTGCTTCCCGTGTGCTTCGTCTCCAAAGTGCTTCACTGCCATCACTTTGAGCAAGTTCTCACAGCCACTCGAGCGCTGTTCCGCCACGTCAAAACATCCAAGCTGCTCGCCTCCCGTTCAGAGAGCCTTGAAAGGTATGTGGTAGCTACCGACTTTCAACTAGCAGCATGGCAACGGTTGACCACGGCGCACCTGCCTACATGGCCGCAAAATCTGCAACAGCATCGGGAACAGAGCCGCTCAACTGCGTCAGCATCTTTGTTTAGCATGCCCCCAGCGCCAGAGGATTGCGGGGATGTCCACCACATCGTTTGGAATTGTCTTGGGTGTGGGCGAACATGCACTGGATGCCAGCCGTGCATGCAGTGTGGCCCCTACCAGCCAGTGGAGGATGCAAGATTATGA